The Methanospirillum lacunae region GGGAACTGGTAACAGTACAGAATTGAGATTTTCACGTTGATATTTCAAACCAGATGTATCAACGTTTGATAAGGGTCAATCACTCATTGAAAAATTTCATACAGGACAATCAGTTTTAAGAAGAGATATCATCGTATCTGAATATTAAACCGGGTTTATGCTAATAAAAAATAAGTTGTATTTAGCAACCTATCCCTGTTTGGCAACAACCAGGTAAACCTGTTCCTGATTTGTCTGATCAGAGCGGCCTGCCTGCGGGTTATTACTCTGGAACCGGTGATGTGACGATGGGTTATCATTTCGATCAAATCCCTGGTTGTGTTTTTCACCTGGGAGAGCCTGATCTCCTGATGTTCCTTGAGTAATCTTCTCCTTGTTCGGACATTGATTATACATTTTTCTACCTGATTCAGGAGAATTTCCCGACATTTTTTCCTGGTTATCCCCGTTACGTGGCCCAGTGAACCGGTCAATTTCACCAGGTTCCATACTAGAGTCCCTCATGCAGGGACAGGTATCATCACGGGAACCCATCTCATGGTCTTCCCGTCCCTGTTTCATCATGCCGGGACACCCCTGATTCGGTCTTGAATGATCGGGGGAATTTTCTGATAACTTTGAATCATGATCGCCCTCGTTGTGAGGACCTGCATCATCAGGTTTCATCATTTTCATCTGACCGTGATGTGCCATCCTACAGCCGTGCTCGCCACCAACATTTTCCGGTGATGATGAACCAGACTCTCCAGAACCAGGCCAACCACTGGATCTGTGCATCTGATCACCATTATTTCCCTGGCCAGGGGCTTTCATCTTTTCGTTATTCTTCGGGAAGGAATCTGTCGGGTTGTGACCGGAGGTTCCTTTGTACATGAGGAGGAATCCGGTTCCTGCAAATAACAGGACCGCAATGACTACCAAAGATGCACAAATGAGCAATGTTCTGTCTACCAATATATCACCATCATTGTTCTTGATGTGAGAGAGATTTCAGTCCCCGCAAATACAGAATTACAAAGTCTCGATGGGGATAATAAGAATATTATACTGGCAGTTAGGGATGACGAACCTCAAGGTTGTGTGGCCCTAGCGATCAGATGCGGGATGCGTCTCAAATGTGAGAAGGCCTACAGAAGGCTGCTATTGAGGTTTTGGCACGCTGTTTGATATAAACATCAGAGGGAGACCAACAGGGGATATGGGGGGCCTGATAAAACGATTAAATCGGGAGAATCAGGTATTTGAGCCTATATTTAAGGTAAATTTTAGTAGGAATTTTGGGAGGATCAAAATGAGGTTAATTTTGGAAAACAAGGCTACAGTTTAGGATATTTTTAGAGAGATCTAATTATTATGTAAACAGATCTGAAAGACGTGCCTAAATCATTCAAGTACTATTTGAAAAATATATATCCTGAATAGTCAATACTGGTATAATTGGTCATGGTGGATACGCAGAGAGAGTCCGGATTATCAGAAGTGATTGGGTTTATCTTAATAATTGCAATTCTCGTTGTCGTCGCTTCATTGTATGTTACCTATGTGGTCCCTGCTCACGGAAGAGAGGCAGAGATCGCCCATATGACATATATAAAAAACCAGTTCGTAGATTTTAAGATGTCAATGGATTCGTTATGGATAAACAGTCAGGTGAATACTTCGTTAGCTCAGAATATTGAGATGGGGACATTAGGGCAGAAAACGGAGGGCCAATTTGTCTTTCTTCCCTTAACCCAGCCAATAGGATCAGACGGAGAGATGAAGGTCGATACAGGATCAGGGAACGGGTTGATAAAGATTGAAATCAAAGGGTTGTTTAAGGATACATCTGATGGAGTCACTTCACTTTTCACATCTAAATCAGATTTATCCAATCTGATATCTGTAAATCCAGATTTGTACCGACAACTGCTTTATTACCAATCACTGTATCCATCAAAGTTCACCAACATGATCAGGATACCGGTTCCTGTTCATCCAATAATTACAAGTCGAATTCCAGATTCGCCAAACGATTTTTCATCAAACCAGTCAATTACATATCATCTTTGCGATATTTATCCTAATTCTACGAATAGTGGAACATATCAGACCACATCAAACTGGACAGCATCAATTGATCTCCTGCGAGTTCCTGCATTTTCTGTTCCTGAAACAAATGCTACAGCATATAATTTAGCCAAAAGTCCCTATCAGATGAAAGTGGATTACCGGTATGACCTAATAATGAGTTTAACAAAGTTGAATCAATCTACAAATACAAGATACCCTGTTTTTCAAAATTTCACCCTGAATAGTTCACCCACAAGACCTTTAGAATATTGGATAAACATTCAGGATCCTGCATATGGGCTGGATACACTCGGCCCCATGGACGTAAAGTGGTTCAATGGAACATTATTGCAACAATACAATGGCACAGCAGATATTACTAAAAACTGGGATGTAAACGTTAACAAATCTGTAGATACTTCAACTGCAATAAACACAACAGATCTCGATTCAGCAATACGATCCTCTTACATAAATATTCCAGTTACAACTGGACCAACATCAATGGGAAAATTCTCCTACACCGGGAGGAACTACTACTGGGTACCACAAGAGTATTATTACCAATTCGGCGGAGTATTCTTAAAACAGAATGGAAGTGTATCCAAATTACTTCCACTTGTCTCACTAGGAGTTGCAAAAAATCTTTCAAATAGTGACATCCCATCGGTGAGCATTACTAAACTAATCATTACAGGAGAGGATAACCAGGATATTTCCGGAACAACACCAGTACAGGTTTCATCCAGGGTTTCACGAATTTGGAGAGGAGTGGTGACAGACCAGATATCTCAAAGACAGTATTACCTCGCACCAGTTACACAGAATGCTGATGATGTCATCATTACCATCTCTAATCTACCAGACAATACGAGAGAAGCATGGAGAAGTGCATTTAGTTCAATTATCCATGCTGCAAACACATCTTCAGGATTTCAAACAGATTGGGCTTATTTATCTTCTGCCGGAACGGCGGGAAACCTTACCTTTCAAGTAAAGAGTTCTGGAGGAGTATATTTGGATTATTCTGAGGTAGATGTAAATATTATCCTTCAGCCAGTGGGATGGCAGGGGTCATAATGATAAAAGAACCTGGATTATCAGAGTTAATATCCGCTCTTCTTTTAATTGTGATTTTGGTCTCTGCTGCTTCTGTTGTTCTTGTTGTTTTAACCTCTCAGTATCCTCCAAAAATTATCCCTGATCCTCGTCTTGAAATATGGAATGAAACCACCATTAACGAAAATGTAACAAACAATACAATTTATATTCAGTCAAGAGGAGGAGATCCTGTTGATGAAAATGAATACCTATTCAGGGCAATTCCAATCTCCGGGCCTCCCTACACGTTTTACTCAGACTCACCAACAATAAGCAACACAGCAGGAACAAACAACTTAGTAACAGGGAATACCATCAATTTCTCTGTAAATATGACACCAATTATCTCTTCAGTTCAAGTTATCTACAGAAATAACGGCAATGGGCATGATAGTGGATTATATGAGGTATTGATGTATGAAAAGAAGTTCCTTAAAACTTTACCAAATTCATCACCCACATCAACGAATGCTCCAACCGATTATTATTTTGTCCGATTATTAACATCGGGGAGCGGAACGGTTGTACCTAGCGGGGGAACAACAACTACATTAGATGGTTTTACAGTAGTAAAAGTCCCGGTTGGAACCCAGATTTCATTGACTGGTACAGCAACATCCGGGATTATCAATCTTGCAACCAACAGGACTGAGTTCTGGACACAAGACCACATGAATAGCACCGAAGCAGATTCCATTCCTAATGCAATCGGAAAAACCACAACCACATTCTCTCCACTAATAAATACAAATCAGACCGTTTATTTTAGTTTTGGACTACCCGAGTCCCATATTACCATTTTCAACCTGGGTGCAGGGGGAATAGTAAGTAATGGTTCTGTATCAATTTCAGATGGAGGGAGTTACACATTTACGGTTACCTCCGGTGATCCATTTAGTGCCCTATTCTCTGCTACAGGTTCAGGAACGATCAGTACCCTTCGATGGATTTCTGGAACAGCAACTGATGGTAACTCGGTAATATCAGGAGGGGAAAATGTCAAAAATGCTGCAAACAACACAACGTTTACCTATCTAAACTCATCCGTGACACAGGATATATCCCTTGCAGTAATATTTTCGCCATCATACTCAATTAAAGCTACAACCGGACTCGGAGGAACGATCTCCCCACTTGGAGTAACCAACTATTCGGCTGGTTCCACACCGACATACACAATAACTGCATCAGGTGAAAACAGATCTTATGAGATCCTTGTTGATGGAGTTGCATGGACAGATATTAATCCTGCTCATAAAACACAAACATACACATTCAGTCCATTGACTGGATCCCACACAATCCATTCACGATTTGCAATTCAGGGAGTTTGGGGAAACTATTGGGGAAGTGCAACGGTTAATGGAAGTTATAATGATCCAGATAACCGCAGGGCTGTTGGAGTTCGAAACAGTTATCCATGGCAATATATTGAATCAACCACTGCATGGAATAAACAACTGCATCATCACATTCAGTTCGCTGACTCTTTGGCCATGTCAATTCCAGCGACTCCAGCATATTCAACACTTGAAGCTGCATGGCCAAACGGGCCTAATAGAGTACCGATCAGTACAACAAATGCAGTAGGATCCAATACCGATAAAGATTATTTCTATGTTAATTGGAGTGGATTAATGTTTATCGAAAATCCTGGATCCTACCGATTCTGGATAAGGGCCGATGACGGTATCAAACTGTTTATTGATGGAGTTATGCAGTCAATCGACGCACGAGCCTGGATTAAACCATATCCACCAGATGCAGCAGACTGGTATCCATGTACAACAGATCCTTCCGTTGTAATCCCAGGATGGCATACATACACGATCTGGTATTATGAAAATGCAGGAAAGGCTGCAGCTGAACTTCGGTACCAGTTACCTGGAACAACATCAAACGCCTATAATGCGAATTTCTTTACAGACCTGTATTATCTTGTTGATTAGAATGAAAAAGAGAGAAGGTGCAGTATCTGAGGTGATAGGTGGATTATTACTATTGGTGATGGTAATAGCCGGTTTAACCATCATTATGACGATGATACTAGGCCAAATTCATACCGATACCATTCCATCAACCGATCTTATCCCAATTGATGAAACAAATACATCCACCGGCTATCATACTGTAAAAATTGTTCATAATGGAGGCGATGCACTTTCTGATGATGAGATCGAGGTATTTATAGACGGAGTCGATTCAACCTGCGACTCATATTTTACCAAAAATAAACGAGCATTCTGTATTCAGGGAGAAATTTTTAAACCGGGAGATACACTAGCATTTAAGCCTAAAAAGTCGCCAATCCATAGTCTCACCATATATTACCAGCCCCATGGATCGAATGCATCCAGTCAGGTATTGTTCCAGACATTAAAATTCACCAAAGTTAATATTTCAGAGTCCATCAATGGAATTCCATCAAATTGGTCAACATATACCGAACCACCGGTCATATCATCGATAACCATTTCACCAACAACACCACTCAAGGCAGGCTCAACAGCAACAGTATCGTGGACAGTAACAAATCAAATTCCGGTTTATGGTGCAGAAGTCAGATTAACAGGGCCTGGTGTGAATACAGTTGTCTCATCATCCACATATGACTCACTCTCCTTTACAGTACCAACAGTATCAGGTTCAGGTTATTCTCTTGTCATCACCGTTCGTGACATGAACGGGAATGTTGGAACCGGCACCAGTAATCCTTTTTCTATACAGGATGTACCTGTTGTTATGCTTCAATCTCCAAATGGTGGAGAATCATGGACTGAAAAGAGTACGCATTCAATAGTCTGGAGTTCATCAAGTCTTACTGGCATTAGTCAGACATCTCTATCTTTTTCAAAGGATGGGGGATCTACGTGGTCAACAATCTCTTCATCCCCGGGATCAAGCTCATATTCTTGGATTATTCCCACCGGCTCGAAAACAGATTTGGGAAAAATAAATGTAACCGCATGCAATTTTGCCGGAGATTGTAGTTCAGACATCAGTGACGGGGTTTTTCAGATCTCCACCTCCTCGTCATCAGGAACCATTACAGTGACATCACCAGTATCTGGTGCCGCACTCAATGGAGCAGGAAAATATCCAATTACCTGGAGTATCACATCCTCATTTAATGTTATCTCCATTGACCTAAAATACACAGACGGATCTTCCTGGATCCCTATCCAAACCGGCCTTTCCGGAGTTGGTTCATATGACTGGACAACTCCAGACACTCCCGGGACTAGATATCAGGTTTCTGTTACAGCCCATATGAGTGACGGATCAACTATATCGGGACTCAGTGGAGTATTTACTATACAACAGGTAGCCCCGACTGTTGTTGTTGAATCACCAAATGGTGGAGAGATATGGTCTATCGGATCTACTCAACAGATCAAATGGAATGCTACATCTGGATCAGGGATTTCTTCAGTAAATCTGTTGTACTCTATATCAGACAGTCCAGTTACAACAGCAATAGCATCAGGGATATCTAATACAGGGACATTCTCATGGACTGTCCCTGCAGTACCATCACAAAAGGTAAGAATAATTGTCAAGGCATTTGGTTCTAATGGGCTCACTGGTACTGATAAAAGTGATAATTATTTCCAGATTAAAGACACCACGGCACCTACAATCTCTATCACAACACCAAGGGGAGGAGAAATCTGGCAGCAAAATCCAAGCAGCAACCCACAACAGATTGTATGGATTGCATCAGATAACGTAAACGTTGATCATGTTAAACTAGAGTACTCTACAAATTCAGGGGGTTCTTACACTCAAATCACTTATGCCGAAACTCTGAATAATATTGGGTATTTCTATTGGTACGTCCCAAACACTCCCTCAACAACGTGTACAATACGGGGTACTGCATACGATTTTGCTGGAAATTCAGCAACTGCAGTGAGTAATGGATTATTCACGATCAAGAGTTGATGATGACGGATAAGGCGATTTCAGATATCATTGCAGCGATTTTGCTTATTAGTATCGTTACTGCATCCATGGGGATCGTGGGAGTTATGGTTACCAGAGACATTGTGCCTACAAAAATCCCACATATGAACTTTGAGGCCTGTATCAAAGGTGGAACGATTTACTTATACCACACAGGAGGAGACTCACTCAACCCAAAAGAATCTGATGCGGATTTCTATATTAATCTTCTTGATTTAAACAAACAGATCATTAAAACTATCAAACTGATGCCCTGGTCGGGCGATCTATGGACAGTAGGTCAGGTGAGGAATGTATCAACCGAGATGCATCCAACAATGGATCCATCTATAAAATATGTTCAGATCATTGCCAAACCTGTTGGAGGTGGAGAAAACCTCATTCAGTGGACACAAACTGGTAACTGTAATGGAACTCCATTTTCACCAGGACCAGGGTGTCTTGCCAGAGCATTTGCAGATTACTCATATATCCCGGATTCACCTGATTCATTAAAAATATCATTTATTGATAAATCCAAATATGACGATCCATCATACCCGATAACTGCATGGGAGTGGAATTTTGGGGATGGGTCTGTAGGTAATACTCCCAACCCAACCCATACATACTCCAAATCTGGAAATTATACCGTGCGACTACGAGTACATAATGCCTGTGGTAATGATGAATTTTCACATTTGATTCAGGTTGGAACCTGTTTGTCAAGTGTGACTGCATCCATTAAAACTGATCCAAACCCCCCCGAATCACTCACCGGAACACCCTTGGCGGTTACTTTCTGGGATAATAGTTCCATTTCTTCTGGTTCTACAATATCAAATTATGAATGGGACTTTGGAGATGGAACGACAGCCACAGGACCAGGACCACATACGAGGACATATTCTTATGGAATCTATTACGTCCGGCTTGTTGTAACTGATGAATGTGGAAACATTGGCACAGACTCAAAACAGGTCACAGTTACTTCAGAGAGTGACTGTACGGTATCAGCGGCTATCAGTCCTGAACCATCATCAGGGAGAACCCCCCTTCAGGTTACGTTCTACGACAATTCAACTACAACAAGAGGATGGATCAATAGTTGGGTATGGACATTTGAAGATGGTTCTACCAGTTCTGGTCAAGGCCCATATACTAGAACGTATACAAACCCGGGTCCGGGAGATAAGACATATACAATCGTTTTAAAGGTCGGAAACACCTGTGGAGCAACTGGAACAGCCAGCACAACTGTTACAGTTCATCCACCCTGTGAAGAGGTAATTACTGACTTCTTATACACAGTCAATTCTTATAATCCCCTTAACATTACATTTATAGACAATTCAACGACAGCAAAAGACATCAAAATTACAAATTACCTCTGGGATTTTGGTGATGGAACTACCTCTACAGAAAAAGATCCAACACACATTTACTCTGATGTAAAAGGGTATACAGTCTCTCTCACAGTAACAAACGAGTGCGAATCTAAAGATACGGAAACAAAAACACTTGCATACAATTGTTATCACACCATCACACCAACCGCTGGAACCGGGGGCTCAATATCTCCATCATCACCAACATCCGTTATTTGCGGCGCGAATCAGACATTTACAATAGCCTCCAGTGCCTGTAATAACATCAGTGATATAATAATCAATAATACATTACATCTAGGCCAGGTAAAAAGCCCATATATCTACAATTTCACCAAAGTTCTTTCAGATCAGAGTATAAACGCTCAGTTCACTCCAATAACCTATTACATAAATGCAACTGCAGGAGATAACGGCACTATTTCACCTTTAGGAACTGTTATACCGGTAACATGTGGAACAAGTAAAACATTCACAATAGCAGCAAATTCCTGTTACAGAATCCAATCCATCACTATCGATAATACCACATTCAATATCACAACAGGTACAAATACCACAACCTTTGACTCTATTGATAAAAATCACACAATTAGAGCTGAGTTTACCGGAAAAACATCCAATATCAATACGGTGGTATACCCAAGTGGTACCGGGAGTATTACTCCTGCAGGCCCTCTCACAATGGCATGCGGAAGCTCCAAGACATTTACAATAGAACCCGTAGGTTGCTACAATATTACAGAAGTAAAGGTAAACGGGACTGTAAAATGTTCAGGATCACAGTGTACGAATCCCTATTACTTGACGTTATCAGACATTAGATACGACCAGAATATTCAGGCTAATTTTTCGATGAATGGACCATATTATATCAATGGAACTGCATTCAGAGCGTATACCAACGACGATATAATTGATATTTATGAGCCACTCAACCAGGGGATAAGCCCATTAGGTCTAATTCCAGTAAATTGCGGTAATAATCAATACTTTTCCATGAGTTATCCCGGATATATACTTACTGATGTAATTATTGACGGGACATCAGTTGGCCAGATAAACCCATCGAATCCATACTTTACATCAGTTACATCTAATCATTCCATATCAGCAATTTATACAACAGAATGTGAGAAGGTAGATGGGTATGTTATCAACCAGACAACTGGTTCTCCGGTACCAAACATTAGAATTACGCTGACCAACAGTGACGGAACCAATCCACGATATCGATACACTAGAAATGATGGATATTTCATATTTCCAGTTACCATAAATTCGGGTAAGCATATGAATATCTATTGTTACAATTCTCCGGTATGGACCTCTGTTTACTGGAGGTACTGTTATAAGAATAATATATGTACAGATATGGGACCTAGGGATAGACCCTGGGTTGTTAATGATTTTGTGATCAATAAGGGGGCAAAATGTGGACCAACATTCTGGTTTGAGGGTATATTAAAAACCATTACCCCAGCTGATTTCATACTCAACGCTGCCCAAAAAACGGCGTATATCCCAAGTGGAGGAGAACTCTCATTCACAGTTCAAAATCCAATTAATTCAAATTGTTATATTACAGTGGCAGGTGTTCGATTTGATTTTAATGCAGGAGATTCAATCCGGATAGTTTCCAAGTCTAAACAGAGTTCGGGATATAATTTATACATGTCCAAGTCTGGCAATAATCAGCAATTAACTACATGTAATTTTGACATGGTTGAACTGTATCTTAATAATGCATTAATTGCAGAAGGACCAAGTGGTCCAGTAAATATTCCCAATTTAACAAACTTTTATTCCTCTCTCACCCTAGTGATGCCGGAAAATCAAAACATTTGGACTTCCTTCACATGGGGAGGAACCTCTATTATCAATGGGGTAGATCAAAACGGATTGACAATTTTTAATTTATCACCAAATACGAACGGAGTGCTTAATGTAAACTTAAATAGTTTATATGTTCAAGGACATGGATCGAAATATTCATCACCATAACATCCACAGAATTAAATTGAGACAATTATATTTTTGGAAAATTTGTCTATATTTACCTAAAAAGGGACTCAGAAAACAATGATATGACCTGTGTTAACTTCATTGAAGAATAAGAAGAACCATGATGAACCATTGGCATCTTCAGGCAGAGACTGATTCTCTAGATAGTATATTCAGGAGCAGTCTGTCACTTGAAGTACAATATCTTACCCTCCTCTGAGTTCTTTTGGAAGATACCACCACTTCTCTATTTTATAGGCTTCATATGGAATATCTGCCTGTATTCTCCCATCAGTTATGGCCTGACACGTACGTTCCAGTCGATCCAGTTTATCACGGTACTGCCAGATTATCCCTCTGATAAACAGATCCCCATGTTCAAGCATATAGGTACGAAGATCCAGGAGTTCTTCGGCGTGATACCGCTGTTCAAACCGTTCGGCTAGAACAAGATCAAGATCTTCAGGCTTCCATTGCGCAAAGACGGGGTATGACCTGAGCTGATAGTAGGCGTTACTCCCATAGATTGCATCGTCAAATGCTTCTTTCGGACTTTGTTGTGCAGCACGCTTGGATTTATACGTGTGATAGATCTCGTCGGCAATGTCCGGGATGACAATATTGTCCCGGTAGAACCGCATCTTCTTCTCAAGCTCCCGGTACAAGCCAAGCAGACCGTAGATAGGACCGAATTCTGGGAGTGCAATCACGGATTCATACCCAAGACCTGCATCCACTGCAGTGATGTATGATTCAGCAATATCCATCACTCCCATCGTGTCCTCAATCTCCTTTCCAATGACATTTTCACCGGCTTCATCAACCAGCCTTCCCTGCCACCCCGGAATCTCTTTTGAAAAACTATCCCTGAACGACGTGATATCCCGCATCATGTTATCCTTGAGAGCGTAGGTGATCCCCTGATCCCTGCCAAGTACACCAGATTCGTTGATAACCAGAGCTTTATACAGGACTTCATCAGGATATTTTCCAAACTGACTTGGAAGATAATATCGCAGGGTCCAGATCAGTTCACCATAATCACGGGTTACCACCGGGGTACTGGTCGGAGTAGGCTTCATCGCATCCGGCCCGGGTGTGCCCTCATCCAGACGGTTCCAGGTCAGTTTAGCCAGACGAATTGCCTCATCCCGTGAAAATTTCTCCAGGCTGATTCCAGTATAGGTATCGAGTTTATACTCTGCGTTAACGTCAACATTGCCGTATACTCCGGGCCTTTTCCACAGAAAGGCCTGGCTGTGTACAAAAAAGCCGTTTTTCTCATCAGAGGTCCAGAACAGCCCGCCCGGAAGATCTGGTATCGGTTCTACCGGGCCGTGTTCTGACCAGATTTTCTCCTGGCTCTGGCGATAGGCATCAGGAGATGACATAAAGTCATAGAGTGATGCGATCTCCTCGTTATTCCAGTCAAGACAGACTGATACAACTGCTACCCGGTCATCTGGATCTTTTGCTGAATACCCGTGATAATAAACACAGGAGGAACCCTGTTTTGAGTCGATATCACAACCTCGTGATTCTTCTTTCCATATCAGTCCGGTATAGAGATCACCAGTTCCGGGAAGGGCACGGCATATCTCAGGTTCTGCACAGGTTGCCTCAGCCCAAAATCCAATAACAGATATCAGACTGATAAAAGCGATAATGACTACAGAAATCATGATACCCGGATTATTCCTGTGCAGACCCATGATCACCACATCCCGAGAATTACAGTAATAGAAGATAAACATATCTGAGGATCAGTTTATCCGGTTATTGGTAGCAGGTCATGACTGACCTTTGTGAACTGATCATCCCGGTTCCCGATCTGTGATACCATTGGATATAGTGAGGGGAACAACACTATTTTGAGGAATCTGATGAAGCATGAACAGCCCATACCCCTCTCGAAAGAGAGACGGAACACCATGATATCAGAGATTAAAAATTATTATTCCAATGAACGGGACGAAGTCATCGGGGAGCTTGCTGCTGGTATGCTTCTTGATTTTTTTATGGACCGGCTTGCCCCTGAAATTTACAACCAGGGGGTATACGATTCTCACAAATATATCGCAGAAGCTGCTGAAGACCTTCTCTCTATCCTGAAGTAATCTTTTCCCGGTCCTTTTTTTCGGTCGGTAGTGCGGGAAAACGGGCACAGGATTTCCATCAGGTCTGGATCTCCCGACCTATGAAATATGGCGTATCTCAAAGAAATAGTAATTATAAGTACAATAAATTGGATTTGTTCATCATAGGTCGGGGAAATAGGTGCGGGAGGTTTTGCGAGATCCGGGTGAGGGGGTGTATGTGAGTGTAGGAGTCCCGACCTCCCGAACGAAGGGTGATCGGAGAGTTGAGATATCCGGAATGGGAGTTTGAGCAGGATATCTCAGGTCTGATGCGAACAGACCTGAAAACAGATACCTCCGGTTTAAGTTGTGATTTTCCCAGGGGTTTGGTTGGGGTATTGAGAATCCGGTTAGATGGGGTGCCGGGAGGGGCTGATCTTTTGCTATCGAATAAGGAAGGTCATCTCTTGCTTCTCAATCGGATGATGATATCAGCAGGGTTTTTTTGGGGGAAATTGAGGCTGAAGTATCATTCTATTTTTGATCCGGTGGCTTGAGGATCATCAAAGATTGAATCCACTACCGCTGCGGCACCTTCGTTCTTGAACTTCTCTATAGTCTGCTCGATAAGATCCTGGACTTGTTCAGGTGAGTATCCGGATGAGACTTGTTGGAATGTGGAGAGAACCGAATCGGTGCGTGGATGGTTCACGGATTGGTACATGAGTGCTGAAAGACCAAGGAGTTGGAGGGCACCAATCGGATGATCTTATCGCGATGCTATTTCCCATAGGCAATGTGGTAAGAGATGAGGCGTATGTCACCCCTCCAGGGCTTAATCTGGACATTATCGATGTCTCAATGAATGCAAACCAGTTCAGAATATCTTCAATTTTCGCATTATTTTTTTTACTAATATTTTGCCAGAATCATGATTCAAAGTATTTGGACATATTCGGACATTCATTATAGACCTATCATGAGACTCGCTTCAGAACTCAAATCAGACATATCCTCTGAGACTGGTTCTGGTCAGTAGGCATATCAAATCCCCTTCAGTCCATCGAATCTATATCTTCTCTCATCATCAGGAAACGACCTGAGGACATAAAAATACCCAAGGATCGAAGAGTAGTTGCTATACAAATAACATACACCTCGATTTTTTCCGGACATGACGAATGCAATCTTCATTATCACAAACCTCATTCCTCAGAAAGCAGTGTCATTGTTTGCTGGATACCTATCACTGCCCGAAACCGGGGAACTATTTCTTGCTAAAAAAGTTAGGTAAAAAGAGTTCTACCGTTTAATAGGTAGTCAATCCTGAGCCTTTAAGAATATCATC contains the following coding sequences:
- a CDS encoding type IV pilin N-terminal domain-containing protein, giving the protein MKKREGAVSEVIGGLLLLVMVIAGLTIIMTMILGQIHTDTIPSTDLIPIDETNTSTGYHTVKIVHNGGDALSDDEIEVFIDGVDSTCDSYFTKNKRAFCIQGEIFKPGDTLAFKPKKSPIHSLTIYYQPHGSNASSQVLFQTLKFTKVNISESINGIPSNWSTYTEPPVISSITISPTTPLKAGSTATVSWTVTNQIPVYGAEVRLTGPGVNTVVSSSTYDSLSFTVPTVSGSGYSLVITVRDMNGNVGTGTSNPFSIQDVPVVMLQSPNGGESWTEKSTHSIVWSSSSLTGISQTSLSFSKDGGSTWSTISSSPGSSSYSWIIPTGSKTDLGKINVTACNFAGDCSSDISDGVFQISTSSSSGTITVTSPVSGAALNGAGKYPITWSITSSFNVISIDLKYTDGSSWIPIQTGLSGVGSYDWTTPDTPGTRYQVSVTAHMSDGSTISGLSGVFTIQQVAPTVVVESPNGGEIWSIGSTQQIKWNATSGSGISSVNLLYSISDSPVTTAIASGISNTGTFSWTVPAVPSQKVRIIVKAFGSNGLTGTDKSDNYFQIKDTTAPTISITTPRGGEIWQQNPSSNPQQIVWIASDNVNVDHVKLEYSTNSGGSYTQITYAETLNNIGYFYWYVPNTPSTTCTIRGTAYDFAGNSATAVSNGLFTIKS
- a CDS encoding PA14 domain-containing protein, encoding MIKEPGLSELISALLLIVILVSAASVVLVVLTSQYPPKIIPDPRLEIWNETTINENVTNNTIYIQSRGGDPVDENEYLFRAIPISGPPYTFYSDSPTISNTAGTNNLVTGNTINFSVNMTPIISSVQVIYRNNGNGHDSGLYEVLMYEKKFLKTLPNSSPTSTNAPTDYYFVRLLTSGSGTVVPSGGTTTTLDGFTVVKVPVGTQISLTGTATSGIINLATNRTEFWTQDHMNSTEADSIPNAIGKTTTTFSPLINTNQTVYFSFGLPESHITIFNLGAGGIVSNGSVSISDGGSYTFTVTSGDPFSALFSATGSGTISTLRWISGTATDGNSVISGGENVKNAANNTTFTYLNSSVTQDISLAVIFSPSYSIKATTGLGGTISPLGVTNYSAGSTPTYTITASGENRSYEILVDGVAWTDINPAHKTQTYTFSPLTGSHTIHSRFAIQGVWGNYWGSATVNGSYNDPDNRRAVGVRNSYPWQYIESTTAWNKQLHHHIQFADSLAMSIPATPAYSTLEAAWPNGPNRVPISTTNAVGSNTDKDYFYVNWSGLMFIENPGSYRFWIRADDGIKLFIDGVMQSIDARAWIKPYPPDAADWYPCTTDPSVVIPGWHTYTIWYYENAGKAAAELRYQLPGTTSNAYNANFFTDLYYLVD